A genomic stretch from Helianthus annuus cultivar XRQ/B chromosome 1, HanXRQr2.0-SUNRISE, whole genome shotgun sequence includes:
- the LOC110934032 gene encoding uncharacterized protein LOC110934032 — protein sequence MAVRFVVYTGGKWEFVDGRREYVMQADSLIRGFETNFAKISYDNFFKNVCDFCGFRNITRLSYKMSDYSEPIDIIDDSDLLFFFKLWENNPTELFKLYVVQEVGVGSSSCSPTFEYKCPDLNDCVFSKDDFKANDKLEFIDNKDKCRFYEGYTFRNKQEMKIELGKMCLSESFSYKVDRSSKTRYEVSCVVENCEWSFKSASRQSCDVFYVKSFNNKHTCSKTQTHPHMRQANPMVVGSMLKEQFQNSGRIYRCPEIVKDLRIKEGVNITYMQAWRGKNNALQLLHGNSASSFAELPIYCYNLEKANPGTVTHILTDSEDRFEMVFVALGAAIRAFVRTLRPVIIIDAAHLKGEFKGTLFLAVGMDGNNQILPVGYGIGKSEDGNSWTWFLSKLKDCIGDHPELAIISDRAPSIQLAENESLWWQTCKSYRLSDFEESFNALCAAVPRLRNTLTTIGFEKWSRAHCPVKRYHYMTSNSAESMNALSKHSRKLPVTQLIEFFRQSVQKWFYDRRNQGIHGEHLLTEWAVNKIQHKIENSRTWTVTGVRVNSFEVEDGKKRGFVDLANGTCTCRVWQLSGLPCGHVIAVSRFLGESDCGHYSMSCYSNEVYKATYAEEINPIPHKSEWEKPDGLLNLQPPNITKRQSGRPKENKRILSRGEEPTPIFCGRCRSHGHHRESCRHPTYSQSTSRGISTTHVRSVEVEPEDFRDYVSQHTIPTYNLGED from the exons GTATGATAACTTTTTTAAAAATGTGTGCGACTTTTGTGGTTTTCGAAATATCACACGGTTATCCTACAAGATGTCTGATTATTCTGAACCTATAGATATTATAGATGATTCAgatcttttattttttttcaaactgTGGGAAAATAATCCTACAGAACTTTTTAAACTATACGTGGTGCAAGAAGTTGGTGTGGGTTCTTCTTCTTGTTCTCCTACGTTTGAATATAAATGCCCCGATTTAAATGATTGTGTTTTTTCAAAGGATGATTTTAAGGCCAACGATAAACTAGAATTTATTGATAATAAAGATAAATGTCGATTTTATGAAGGCTACACCTTTCGTAACAAGCAGGAAATGAAAATCGAACTAGGAAAGATGTGCTTATCCGAATCTTTTTCTTATAAAGTAGACAGGTCATCAAAGACTCGTTATGAAGTATCATGTGTTGTTGAAAATTGTGAGTGGAGTTTCAAATCCGCTAGTCGGCAATCTTGTGATGTTTTCTACGTTAAATCTTTTAACAACAAACATACGTGTTCTAAGACGCAGACACATCCACACATGCGTCAGGCTAACCCAATGGTTGTTGGTAGCATGTTAAAAGAACAATTTCAAAATTCTGGTCGAATTTACCGTTGCCCAGAAATAGTCAAAGATCTTAGAATTAAAGAAGGAGTCAATATAACTTATATGCAAGCGTGGCGAGGAAAAAACAATGCATTACAACTTTTGCATGGAAATTCAGCAAGTTCTTTTGCTGAACTTCCAATTTACTGCTACAATTTGGAGAAGGCTAATCCAGGAACAGTGACGCACATATTGACTGATTCGGAGGATCGTTTTGAAATGGTATTTGTCGCCCTAGGTGCCGCG ATTCGTGCCTTTGTAAGAACCTTAAGACCGGTCATTATCATAGACGCGGCCCATTTGAAAGGCGAGTTTAAAGGAACATTGTTTTTGGCTGTGGGCATGGACGGAAACAATCAGATTTTGCCTGTTGGTTACGGGATTGGTAAATCTGAAGACGGTAATTCGTGGACTTGGTTCCTTTCAAAACTTAAAGATTGTATTGGCGATCATCCAGAGTTGGCAATCATTTCTGACCGAGCACCTTCTATACAATTAGCC gaaaacgaGTCTCTATGGTGGCAGACTTGCAAATCTTACCGGCTTTCCGATTTTGAGGAATCTTTCAACGCGTTATGTGCCGCAGTTCCGAGACTAAGGAACACTCTTACGACAATTGGGTTTGAGAAGTGGTCAAGAGCACATTGTCCTGTTAAAAGATACCATTATATGACTTCTAATAGTGCCGAGTCGATGAACGCTCTATCAAAACATTCCCGAAAATTGCCGGTGACGCAACTTATTGAATTTTTCCGGCAATCTGTTCAAAAATGGTTTTATGATCGTCGCAACCAGGGAATCCATGGTGAACACTTACTAACAGAGTGGGCTGTAAATAAGATCCAACACAAAATTGAAAACTCTAGGACTTGGACGGTCACCGGCGTTCGTGTTAACAGTTTTGAAGTTGAAGATGGTAAAAAAAGAGGGTTCGTTGATTTAGCTAACGGCACATGCACTTGTCGGGTATGGCAATTATCTGGTTTGCCATGTGGTCACGTTATTGCTGTATCAAGATTTTTAGGTGAAAGCGACTGTGGTCATTATTCTATGTCATGTTACAGTAACGAAGTTTATAAAGCAACGTATGCAGAAGAGATAAATCCTATCCCGCATAAATCTGAGTGGGAAAAACCGGACGGTTTATTAAATCTGCAACCACCGAATATTACCAAACGTCAATCCGGTCGGCCAAAGGAAAACAAGCGAATCCTGTCACGAGGGGAGGAACCCACTCCCATATTCTGTGGCCGGTGCCGAAGTCACGGCCATCACCGGGAAAGTTGTAGACACCCCACATATTCCCAGAGTACCTCCCGGGGCATCTCAACGACGCATGTACGAAGCGTAGAAGTCGAACCAGAGGATTTCAGGGATTACGTATCGCAACATACAATCCCCACGTACAATTTAGGAGAGGATTAA